The following DNA comes from Lentibacillus sp. Marseille-P4043.
ATCTGCAAATCATTTATGAAGATATTAAGAATGTATTGGAACTTGGCGGAAATGGGATTGTATTTGGGGCATTGAATAAAGACAATACAATAAATGAAAAAGTCCTAGAAAACGTAATGGAGATTTCACCACAACTGGATATTACGTTTCACCGAGCATTTGACGAAGTGACTTCACTTCACGATGCATACCAAACGCTCACCAAATACAAGCAAAACGTGAAACGAATACTAACCTCAGGTGGTGAACGTGACTGTGTTGCGGGTAAAAGCAAACTCCAAGAACTCGTACACACCGCTAAAAAACTGGACGGACCTAAAATAATGCCTGGATCCGGACTAACACCTGAAAATATCCAAGACATTCATAAAACAGTAAACGCAAACCAATATCACTTTGGCAAAGCAATTCGAATCGATCAAACACTCGCAAACCCCT
Coding sequences within:
- a CDS encoding copper homeostasis protein CutC — protein: MKLEVIAQNGQEAKQAEELGADRIELVSAIQEGGLTPSYGTIKQVLSSVSIPVQVMIRPHSYHYYYTNADLQIIYEDIKNVLELGGNGIVFGALNKDNTINEKVLENVMEISPQLDITFHRAFDEVTSLHDAYQTLTKYKQNVKRILTSGGERDCVAGKSKLQELVHTAKKLDGPKIMPGSGLTPENIQDIHKTVNANQYHFGKAIRIDQTLANPFNQKKITNLTNTLKN